From Rutidosis leptorrhynchoides isolate AG116_Rl617_1_P2 chromosome 3, CSIRO_AGI_Rlap_v1, whole genome shotgun sequence, a single genomic window includes:
- the LOC139895859 gene encoding scarecrow-like protein 14: MVMDGRWKVDFGVLNLNALKFNQSSHPISDPKILNGVNLKETFSDRNSTAHTPHLPADSVLKTVSPSSSSNHENCDLSDVVFNYINQMLMEEDIEEKTCILHDSAALEAAEKSFYDALMVNEPPSCSSHPTVPLYDNDDNGNTFSCDVSDYDNFIVPNVSVNPDLQSRSHSSNFSSSSNSCVIDCFADSPVSIQSVSAMQLQTGIRESGRLGPLGSKEANTVVVKSEKKHERNSADLVENGRIFKQSAVYTEPTVRSKIFDDVLLCGEGKNLPQGNFVPNGVNRVQPKANTGKGRGKKGVRKDVVDLRTMLSLCAQAVAANDQRSAFDLLKQIREHASPTGDGMQRLAHYFSAGLEARIAGSGTEIYKALLSRPIAAADVLKAYHLYLSCCPFLKISNFFSNKTILKAAQNKKKLHIIDFGILYGFQWPCFIQRLSKSPGGPPKLRITGIDFPCPGFKPSQRVEETGRRLANYAETFNVPFKFKAIAQKWETVTLEDLELDSDETLIVNCAFRFRNLLDETVMVDSPRNKVLNLIRKMKPDMFIQGVVNGSYNAPFFITRFREALFFFSSMFDMLEANATRESRDRLLLEKTFWGREAMNVIACEGGERIERPETYKQWHVRNLRAGFCQVPLDQEILKMAKARAKSCYNRDFGIDEDGHWMLQGWKGRIICALSSWKPV, translated from the coding sequence ATGGTCATGGATGGGAGATGGAAAGTGGATTTTGGCGTATTGAATTTGAACGCTTTAAAATTTAATCAATCTTCACATCCTATATCAGATCCAAAGATTCTTAATGGTGTAAATTTGAAGGAAACGTTTTCAGATCGAAATTCAACAGCTCATACTCCCCATTTGCCTGCAGATTCGGTCCTTAAAACTGTTAGTCCATCTTCTAGTTCAAATCATGAAAATTGTGATCTTAGTGATGTAGTTTTTAACTACATAAATCAGATGTTAATGGAAGAAGATATTGAGGAAAAGACTTGTATTCTTCACGATTCTGCTGCTCTTGAAGCAGCagaaaaatcattctatgatgctCTTATGGTAAACGAGCCTCCTTCATGTAGCTCACATCCAACTGTACCTttgtatgataatgatgataatggtaACACATTTAGTTGCGATGTTAGTGATTACGATAATTTCATTGTACCAAATGTCTCCGTTAATCCTGATCTACAGTCCCGGTCCCACTCTTCTAATTTCTCTTCCAGTAGTAATAGTTGTGTAATAGATTGTTTTGCTGATTCACCTGTGAGTATTCAAAGTGTATCTGCTATGCAGTTACAAACGGGTATACGGGAATCGGGTAGGTTGGGCCCACTCGGGTCCAAAGAGGCTAATACAGTAGTTGTTAAGTCTGAGAAGAAACATGAAAGGAACTCTGCAGATCTGGTTGAAAACGGTAGGATTTTTAAACAATCCGCCGTTTACACCGAGCCAACTGTGCGGTCTAAAATCTTTGATGATGTGTTGCTTTGTGGTGAAGGTAAAAACCTCCCTCAAGGTAATTTTGTTCCCAATGGGGTAAATCGAGTACAACCGAAGGCTAACACAGGTAAAGGGCGTGGTAAAAAAGGTGTAAGAAAAGATGTTGTCGATTTGAGAACAATGTTGAGCCTCTGCGCACAAGCTGTGGCTGCTAATGACCAAAGAAGCGCGTTCGATTTACTGAAACAGATACGAGAACATGCGTCACCCACAGGTGATGGTATGCAAAGATTGGCGCATTATTTTTCTGCTGGTCTCGAAGCACGAATTGCTGGTTCAGGAACCGAAATATACAAAGCTCTTCTTTCGCGGCCCATAGCGGCTGCAGATGTATTGAAAGCTTACCATTTATATCTTAGTTGCTGCCCGTTTTTGAAAATATCCAATTTTTTCTCTAACAAGACTATTTTGAAAGCTGCCCAGAATAAAAAGAAGCTGCATATAATAGATTTTGGTATCCTTTATGGCTTCCAATGGCCATGTTTCATACAACGTCTCTCAAAAAGTCCCGGTGGCCCACCGAAACTTCGAATTACTGGCATTGACTTTCCTTGTCCTGGGTTTAAACCGTCTCAAAGGGTTGAAGAAACAGGACGTCGGTTAGCAAATTATGCAGAAACTTTTAATGTTCCGTTCAAGTTTAAAGCGATAGCTCAAAAGTGGGAAACGGTCACTTTGGAGGATCTTGAGCTTGATAGTGATGAAACGTTAATTGTGAATTGTGCGTTTAGGTTCAGGAACTTGCTTGATGAGACGGTCATGGTTGATAGTCCGAGAAATAAAGTTTTAAACCTTATTAGGAAGATGAAACCCGACATGTTCATACAGGGCGTTGTTAATGGATCCTACAATGCACCTTTCTTTATCACTAGGTTTAGGGAAGCTTTGTTTTTCTTTTCGTCTATGTTTGATATGCTTGAGGCAAACGCAACACGCGAGAGTCGAGATAGGTTGTTGCTTGAGAAAACGTTTTGGGGACGAGAAGCAATGAATGTTATTGCTTGTGAAGGTGGGGAGAGGATTGAGAGGCCCGAAACGTACAAACAATGGCATGTTCGTAATTTAAGAGCTGGATTTTGTCAGGTCCCACTTGATCAAGAAATCTTGAAAATGGCTAAAGCGAGAGCAAAGTCATGCTACAACAGAGACTTTGGGATCGATGAAGATGGTCATTGGATGTTGCAAGGTTGGAAAGGTCGCATCATTTGCGCGTTATCTTCTTGGAAGCCCGTTTAG